The segment GGAGCACACGCGGCTAAAAAATTAATTCGAGCACTAATTAGTCAGAAAAAGTACTGTACCAGTATCAGaactgttgaacaaggtttctccatgtATCTCGCTTGTGGGCTACCGATTTCCAATTCCTCGGGCACCGGGCACTCcctgccagatctcgctccacctggtctaaccatcatgctcgctgcgctcctggtcgtcttgtttttaccggatttgaggcgaacaccatttttgcgggtagttgtccggcattcttgcaacatgccctgcccatcgtatccgtccagctttagcctccttttggatactgggttcgccatagaggtgtgcgagttcatggttcatcctccgcctccgtaCTCCGTTCTcgtgtacgccgccgaagatcgttcttagcactcgtcgttcgaaaattccgagcactcacaggtcctcctcgagcattgtccaagtTTCATGCCcgcagagaacaaccggtctaataagcgtctcaATTATGTAATGGAACGGAATAACTACAGTGGAAGCAGTTCAATTTTAGCAACACAAAGCTGCTCTACGTACTTAATATTTGTATTGTGCTTTGGTTAAAGTTTTCTGCAATGTTGAAGGTTTTAATGCAAAAATCTGCTTTACATAGTCTTACGTCAACCATGTGGTTTGTTTGGAAGAAACCCCTGCtgattatttgtttgtttttcaaagCAAGCGAAAAGCAAGAAGATAATTTTCTAGTTCGGACAgatgtaaataaatattgaaatgGAGCAAAAATCCGTGTGTCACTTTTCGAGTAATACCATCTGGCAATATGcttattatctatacctataaagaaggatttctgtctgtctgtctgtctgtctgtccgtatgttccttatagaatcgaaaactactgaaccaatcggcatgaaaatatgcatgtagaggttttttggggccaggaaaggttttagtgatggttagaaagcccccccccctcttagtgggggcggGGCTTTCTAACCCCccccctcccatacaaatgaaacacaaatttctgcataactcgacaactaatcaagcaaatagaacaaaacttggcatgtgggtgttttcggtgacaagaatttattctatggtaaattgagacccctcccctctttacaaggggaattataactcctctcctctttaaaagggggggcttccatacacatttcctcataactcgagaactaatcaagcaaatggaaccaaatttggcatgtgaaggttttcgagggcaagaatattttctatggtgaattaggacccctccccactttaagagggggggctcctgtaccaaagaaacacaattttcctcataactcgagaagtaattaagcaaatggaaccaaatttggcatgtgggtgtttttggagacaaaatttttttctgtgatgaattgggacctctccccgttttaggaggggggggatcctatacaaatgaaatgcaaatttcctcataactcgagaattaatcaagcaaatggaaccaaatttggcatgtgaaagttttctagggcatgaatattttctatggtgaattagaacccctacccactttaagaggggggctcctatacaaacgaaatacaaatttcctcataactcgagaactaatcaagcaaatggaaccaaatttgacacgtgggtgtttttggagacaaattttttttctatgatgaactgggactcctcctcactttaggaggggggctcctatacaaatgaaatacaaatttcctcataactcgagagctaatcatgcaaataaaaccaaatttggcatgtgaaagttttcgagggcaagaatattttctatggtgaattaggacccctcccaactttaagagggggggctcctatacaaacgaaatacaaatttgctcataactcgagaactaatcaagcaaatggagccaaatttggcacgtgggtgtttttggagacaaattttttttctatgatgaactgggactcctcctcactttaggaggggggctcctatacaaatgaaatacaaatttcctcataactcgagagctaatcatgcaaataaaaccaaatttggcatgtgaaagttttcgagggcaagaatattttctatggtgaattaggacccctcccaactttaagagggggggctcctatacaaacgaaatacaaatttgctcataactcgagaactaatcaagcaaatggagccaaatttggcacgtgggtgtttttggagacaaaaattttttctatgctgaattgggacccctatccactttaagaggggggctccaatacaaatgaaattcaaatttcctcataactcgacaactaatcaagcaaatagaaccaaatttggcatgtggacgtttctggaggcaaaaatattttctatggtgaattaggacccctcccaactttaagagggggtgcttctacacaaatgaaatacaaatttcctcataattcgagaactaatcaagcaaatggaaccatatttggcatgtgggtgtttttggaggcaaccattttttctatgatgaattaggaccccttacctttttaagaggggggggctctcatacaaacgaaatacaaatttcctcttatctcgagaactaatcaagcaaatggaaccaaatttatcatatgggtgtttttgtaggcaagaatattttctatggtatattttctatggatttccccactttaagaggggaaggGGGGCccctattcaaatgaaaaacaaatttcctcataactcgagaactaatcaagcaaatggaaccaaatttgacatgttagtggttttggacgcaagatttttttctatggtgaattgagacccctctcttctttagaaagcgagttatggcccatctcccctttaagagggtgggcttccatacaaatgaaatgcaaatttcctcttatctcgagaactaatcaatcaaatggaaccaaatttggcatgtgggagttttagatggcagaaatttttttctattgtgaattacgaccctttccccttttaagaggggagctcccatacaaatgcaattcaaatttccttataacttgagaactaatcaagcaaatggaaccaaatttggcatgtgggagattttgaagtcttgaatttattttacgatagtttgagacctctcacccctgtggtagggggatatggactctcatacaaataaaacagaaatttttgcgaaactcaaaaactaatcgaactcgagaaattcgagactcttccataaaacattagtcaatacaagaccacaaaaactatctatagtaacactagatcattcaggacaagacggtcgcgagtgttgccggtgacccgccgtcggaagcgggCCCActtgggggcttgcaaaactcgagattgtgacaaagatcatccgagattcatgatttatgtacaacacaagttaatttgtggcaatacgaagtttgtcgggtcagctagtaatcaataaaaaagtaaatattCCATTCAATTTTAGTATTATATTatgtattattatatttttattattatattagTCAAGTAAGACACTATAATAACAAAAGACCGTTATAAATAGTAACACTAGACGCTCggtaatttatttattgatgGATGTGCTTTTTTCTGTGAATTAAACAATTAAATATTAAACAACCTTGATAGTATGATGCTGAAACTTACCAACCTTATGACAGTATAACAGGTCTCGTTATGAATTCATCCAATATTGGAAGATACTCAACTTGCATTTTCTCATTATCCGGCCAGTACACAGTGGGTCAAAATGATTCTGTGCTTCGAAAAATACTTAGTAAAGCGGACCTTTTCAGCCTAAGAGTAACCAAGCAAGAATTGGAGTACTGAGTGGACGACGTTCAAAACTCTTTGATTGTAACTCAAACTGAAGAGTGAAGAGCTCAATGGTTGACTTCTTTTGGCAACAGCTCAGCAAAGTGACTGTGCTGGTCGAGGTTAGTTTCAACGTTAACAAGTGATGTCAGTGTCGGCAGTAATGGCTTTAAAACCTGTTTGTTGTCTATCTGACCCAAGTTGGTGCATATTTCAGCTGGTGAATACGGACGTAAACCACTCGAGATGAGCCGTCTGAACACACAGCGATTAAACGAGTTGTTTAGTCGATTAAGCTCTCTCAAAGCGTTCTAATGGTTTAAGGCAGAGCCTCCGAGCCGGAACATGATCATATTCATACTGTTTTGGGTACTCGTTGAAGTTAGTTTTAGATGGCAAATTAGATATGTACAAGCCCAATATTTTACTGATACACCTCCTTTCGATTACTATCAACGAAAATCATTGGCAGGTAAATCAAACCTTTTACAAAATAAAGTATCAGAACGAAAATTCTAAACTTTTCACAGATTGCCCCAGTCGCTTCTATGCTGATCTTGATCGATACAATGTCTTGTTTGCATTCGGTGGTGAACGTGCCTTTCGCGGGGAGTTCCAACACATGGTAACCAAAAATTTAATAAGTATTTGTTTTATACTAGACTGCTTATTGATCTGTACCAGGCAGCTATAGGGTGGACAACAGCAGAGGGTGTGAAATATTTATGCGGTGGAGCACTGATAACATCAAACTTCGTATTAACAGCAGCGCACTGCGCCGTCAATGGCGATGGGTAAGGCAATCAGAATTAAACTTTATGGTTCAAAACATCTTACTGTTAACATTCCCTCGCAGAAAAGAACCGGATACTGTTCGCCTTGGGGACACCGATCTCAACAGCAGTGTGGATGATGAATTTGCACAACAGATCAAAATTCGTCGgttccagaaacacccacagtATAGGCCAAGTAAAAAGTATTTCGATATTGCATTGATTGAGCTGGAAAGACCGGCCGAAAGTTCGGAAGCCGTCTGTAGTGCCTGTTTATGGTTGGAAAAGGATGTTCCACCGGAAATTTTAAGTGCCGTTGGTTTTGGCGCGTTGGGATTTGGTGAAAAGTTAAGCCCAACATTACAAAAAGTGAAATTAGCTACTTTTAACAATTCCGAATGCATACATCGCATACCTTTAAGTACGCGGACGCTGCCGAAAGGCCTTTTGGCAGAACAATTTTGTGCTGGTAGTGAGACTATGGACACTTGCGAGGTACTGGATATGTGTAATTTTAAactatgttttgaaaatttgatcAGAAACTATTTACAGGGAGACTCTGGTGGACCGATTCAAACCGAAAGGGCTGACGTAAACAATTTACAAATCCCATTGATAGTCGGTGTTGTGTCATTTGGAACCCCGTGCACGGAAGGATCCACTGGAGTGTACACTCGTGTGGCGTCTTACCGACAGTGGATAGAAAATGAAACCAACAAGAGTCTTAGCTACACGGGTAAATAATTGTAAAACATGTTCTTTATTTGGGAAAAATTAATACTCGAAATAACATTGCAGACTGTTCACgaaattcaaactgttttgaCAGGAAAAGAGAAAGGACTGGTATAGAATTTCCACCTTCATATCCTGTCTTCAGGGTGACTCTCCGCTGGTTTGGGAAAGCATATTCTCAATACCATTGCGGAGCTACCCTGATCGATTACCGATTCGCTATTACGTCTGCTTCATGCGTAAGTGCACAATCCTCTTCCCCCGGCTTCATAGAGTCCCCTATAAGTGACGAAACGGTACGCGTTGAAGATGTTTATATTCATCCAAAATACAACAATGGAGATAAACCGGAAAATGACGTTGCCTTAGTGAAGTTGTCTATGTATTTGATTGCCCAAAAGGACCTACTTCCGGCCTGTCTATGGAGAGACTCTGAGATCAAAGAGGAGTTTAATCAAATGTATTATTCAGCCTCTACCAGCAAGTTTTGGATACAGGATCCTTCTCCGGAAGATAGTGGTCAGCAATTAACCATTGAAAGGCGAATAATTGACAATGGACGTTGCACTGATCCTCTACATCAGCGGCACAATCTTCTTTGTTCAAGCAATAAAATTTCGCTTATTCCGACGGTTTGCAAGGTGCGAGAATCGTACGATTTTTTACAATGTCAAttaaatttcattaaattttcagATGGATTACGGAGGACCAATTTCGAATAGTGCACACTATCGCTTTCTGCCGTATCTCTACGGCGTGGTTTCGAACCTTAGTACAGGATGTGGTGATGATTTGATTGGGACCAGAATATATCCTCACATAAACTGGATCGAAAGTATTGTGCTCGATCACACCCACGATCGATTACTATTTACGACTTAAAGGGAAATTATTCTGCAGCAAATAAAATGTACGTTCGAATACACATTGGTAGTCTTTGGtaattacttatttacttaagtggcttgccgtcctaagacaaagccttttgaacaaggtttcttcaTGCAACTCGGTTGTGAGCTACGGCTCTCCAATtcttcggacaccgagtactctccgccagatctcgctccacctggtctaacaatcttgctcgctgcgctcctggtcgtcttgttcctactggatttgaCGCGAACGTCATCTTTGCAGGGtcgttgttcggcattcttgcaacatgccattCCCATCGTATCTGTCCTgctttagtcaccttttggatactggggtcgccatagagctgtgcgagttcatggttcattctcAGCGTCCATACTCCGtccttagcactcgtcgttcgaaaactccgagcaatCGCAGGTCCTCCTGCGAGTGTTATCCATGTTTCAaatccgtagagaacaaccggtgtaataagcgtcttgcacagggtgcactttgtatggGGAAAATTTGTGCTGCACTTTCAAATTTCACAGCAAGTTGATCTAAACAACATAAACGAActccccaagcaaccaaaagttccgataaaagtgaattttttagcttaatcagctacccatattatcatgaatagaattctattcagcttaattttagGCAACTAACCGTagtttcaagtttcaagtaggaatgctaagcaactttgaaacagaactagaaagtttgcaaaaagtttgcttaggtcgctgtatagaacgctgttcagctcgaaaaaaaaacttctataatctcaaaattaaaaagtaattttccacttttccctgttttttccttaactaaaccatctgttttggttattaatgataagcttagatcgaaaacctagatcagaagaataatgattgtttattaataataatttattttcataatttgCCTCGAGTTTCGAACTCGAGTACTCCTCTTGGTAACCTAGACacataccactgctccattgctgaaatatgagatctgcataaatttcactcgatgtactgatttctcatttactgtAACATCAAGGACAGCTCCTGGtttctttttgaacttgaaagtcATTTCcgtctgtcaattgtaaaatctaccgttataaaaacttaataataTGCCTGacactcattcgatgtcaagacgtagaaacaacgaggttggtctattccataggaacggagccttttcccgaacacccgcgttaagaatcgcggc is part of the Sabethes cyaneus chromosome 2, idSabCyanKW18_F2, whole genome shotgun sequence genome and harbors:
- the LOC128737326 gene encoding polyserase-2-like, giving the protein MIIFILFWVLVEVSFRWQIRYVQAQYFTDTPPFDYYQRKSLADCPSRFYADLDRYNVLFAFGGERAFRGEFQHMAAIGWTTAEGVKYLCGGALITSNFVLTAAHCAVNGDGKEPDTVRLGDTDLNSSVDDEFAQQIKIRRFQKHPQYRPSKKYFDIALIELERPAESSEAVCSACLWLEKDVPPEILSAVGFGALGFGEKLSPTLQKVKLATFNNSECIHRIPLSTRTLPKGLLAEQFCAGSETMDTCEGDSGGPIQTERADVNNLQIPLIVGVVSFGTPCTEGSTGVYTRVASYRQWIENETNKSLSYTDCSRNSNCFDRKRERTGIEFPPSYPVFRVTLRWFGKAYSQYHCGATLIDYRFAITSASCVSAQSSSPGFIESPISDETVRVEDVYIHPKYNNGDKPENDVALVKLSMYLIAQKDLLPACLWRDSEIKEEFNQMYYSASTSKFWIQDPSPEDSGQQLTIERRIIDNGRCTDPLHQRHNLLCSSNKISLIPTVCKMDYGGPISNSAHYRFLPYLYGVVSNLSTGCGDDLIGTRIYPHINWIESIVLDHTHDRLLFTT